In the Thermodesulfovibrio yellowstonii DSM 11347 genome, one interval contains:
- a CDS encoding molybdopterin-containing oxidoreductase family protein — protein MKNSVFSNCGMCSVRCPIRVEVEDGRVKWIEGNPYVPGMEGSLCARGSAGIALLYDSERLQYPMIRTGERGSGQFKRVSWEEAFKYVADKVKDIQAKYGKRTVALLDRGAGLFGEMQRLIVRGMGSPNYFSHDDFCRKNVDLAYQTLLGYGRPEVGYDFANTKHMVFYGRNAIEALGVREVNNIVKALENGADLTYLDVRVSKTATKATRFYQIRPGTDYAFNLALIHVILKENLYDKDFVDKFFDGTVELENFVKNCTPEWAEKETGIPAYEIVNLAKALSAAKPRVILYPGWFSARYMDAFYFARSVIILNALLGSIEQKGGLILAKTPKEVGAKGLNSLLEKIPAPEEKRVEAEAGKGFLYDGAGHILHLYRAIKKGEPYPVKALFVVRYDPFAGITLKDIKEVLDGLDLLVAIDTNYSSTAWYADVVLPESTYLERDDMIGLQRGAKPAFIMRRKAIKPIYDTKGKWEITKGLLYAYGVGQYMPFETIEDLWNYQLEGTGVKIEDFDKSGQVALCKDAKMYSRDELKFKTPSGKVEILSSKMAEREVPFFYEHQTPAKPNIEEGEFRLVFGRMAVHTHVQTHNNRYLNEIVPENELWINDKAAAKLGIKNGDWVEVSSGDFSGKIRAKVTPFIHPEAVFMYRGFENEVPWKTRSFGKGLNEGRLLSGAFDKMAHGSHTGALFENFVRVKKA, from the coding sequence ATGAAGAACTCAGTATTCAGCAACTGTGGAATGTGCTCCGTAAGATGCCCCATTCGGGTTGAAGTAGAAGACGGTAGAGTTAAATGGATAGAGGGGAATCCTTACGTTCCTGGCATGGAGGGAAGCCTCTGTGCCAGGGGCTCTGCTGGAATTGCCCTTCTTTATGACTCCGAAAGGCTTCAGTATCCAATGATTAGAACTGGCGAAAGAGGCTCGGGCCAGTTTAAAAGGGTAAGCTGGGAAGAGGCCTTCAAATACGTGGCAGACAAAGTCAAGGATATACAGGCAAAGTATGGTAAAAGAACCGTAGCCCTTTTAGACAGAGGAGCTGGTCTTTTCGGAGAAATGCAGAGATTGATTGTAAGAGGAATGGGTTCTCCCAATTACTTTAGTCATGACGACTTCTGCAGAAAAAATGTTGACCTTGCCTATCAAACTCTGCTTGGCTACGGTAGACCGGAGGTAGGATATGACTTTGCCAATACTAAACACATGGTATTCTATGGCAGAAATGCCATTGAAGCCTTAGGTGTTAGAGAGGTTAACAATATTGTTAAGGCTCTTGAAAACGGAGCAGATCTCACATATTTAGATGTGAGAGTATCAAAGACTGCAACAAAGGCAACAAGGTTCTATCAGATAAGACCAGGCACTGACTATGCCTTCAATCTTGCTTTAATTCATGTAATTTTAAAAGAAAATCTTTACGACAAAGACTTTGTTGATAAATTCTTTGATGGAACTGTAGAACTTGAAAACTTTGTAAAAAACTGCACTCCTGAGTGGGCTGAAAAGGAAACAGGAATTCCTGCCTATGAAATAGTTAACTTAGCAAAGGCTTTGAGTGCTGCAAAACCAAGAGTAATACTCTATCCCGGTTGGTTTTCTGCAAGGTATATGGATGCCTTCTATTTTGCCCGTTCTGTAATTATTCTTAATGCACTACTTGGTAGCATAGAGCAGAAGGGTGGTTTGATTCTTGCAAAGACACCAAAGGAAGTGGGAGCAAAAGGGTTAAACAGCCTACTTGAAAAAATTCCTGCACCTGAGGAAAAAAGAGTTGAGGCTGAGGCAGGTAAAGGATTTCTCTACGATGGAGCAGGACACATTCTCCATCTTTACAGAGCAATTAAAAAGGGCGAGCCCTATCCTGTGAAGGCTCTCTTTGTAGTTCGTTACGATCCCTTTGCAGGAATTACCCTAAAAGATATTAAAGAAGTCCTTGATGGACTTGACCTGTTAGTGGCAATAGACACCAACTATTCATCAACGGCTTGGTATGCCGACGTTGTATTGCCAGAGTCAACCTATCTTGAAAGAGATGACATGATAGGGCTTCAGAGAGGTGCAAAGCCTGCATTCATAATGAGAAGAAAGGCAATTAAGCCAATCTATGATACAAAGGGTAAATGGGAGATAACAAAGGGACTTCTATATGCCTATGGTGTTGGACAGTACATGCCCTTTGAAACCATTGAAGATCTTTGGAATTATCAGCTTGAAGGAACAGGAGTTAAGATTGAGGACTTCGATAAATCTGGACAGGTTGCTCTCTGTAAAGATGCTAAAATGTATTCAAGAGATGAGCTCAAATTCAAGACTCCTTCAGGTAAAGTAGAAATTCTCTCAAGCAAGATGGCTGAAAGAGAAGTTCCATTCTTCTATGAACATCAAACACCTGCAAAGCCTAACATTGAAGAGGGCGAGTTCAGACTTGTCTTTGGAAGAATGGCAGTGCACACCCATGTGCAGACCCATAACAACAGATATCTCAATGAGATTGTTCCTGAAAACGAACTCTGGATAAACGATAAAGCTGCAGCAAAACTTGGAATAAAGAATGGTGACTGGGTAGAGGTATCTTCTGGAGATTTTTCTGGGAAAATTAGAGCTAAAGTTACTCCGTTTATTCACCCAGAGGCTGTGTTTATGTATAGAGGATTTGAGAATGAAGTGCCCTGGAAGACCCGTTCCTTCGGTAAAGGACTAAATGAAGGTAGACTTCTTAGCGGAGCTTTTGACAAAATGGCACATGGAAGCCACACAGGTGCGCTTTTTGAAAACTTTGTAAGAGTGAAGAAGGCTTAA
- a CDS encoding sulfite exporter TauE/SafE family protein, producing MKIEFWGQEFKVNLAIGIPGAFLIAIASSMFGFGGGPFMVPLMAVGLRLPMYVIVGSSLLAIFFNTLMGTFRHYGFGNFDLIFFLIMFPAAILGGYIGPKIAKKLNPVMVKRVACVGLLILALQLLGVF from the coding sequence ATGAAAATAGAATTTTGGGGACAGGAATTTAAAGTAAATCTTGCAATAGGTATTCCAGGTGCATTTCTTATAGCAATTGCATCATCTATGTTTGGCTTTGGTGGTGGGCCATTTATGGTTCCTCTCATGGCAGTTGGTTTAAGACTTCCCATGTATGTTATCGTGGGTAGCTCTTTGCTTGCCATATTCTTCAATACCCTTATGGGAACGTTTAGACATTATGGCTTTGGAAACTTTGACTTAATATTCTTCTTAATAATGTTTCCTGCGGCAATTCTTGGTGGTTATATAGGACCTAAGATTGCAAAGAAACTCAATCCTGTAATGGTAAAAAGGGTTGCTTGCGTCGGTCTCTTAATATTAGCCTTACAATTGCTTGGCGTATTTTAA
- a CDS encoding sulfite exporter TauE/SafE family protein, translated as MKRFLTLFTVILVLTVFVSTGFAQKPAEQKAVEAPKEAQSAETVTVSVDKTNLSGGGKLTITGKVPAGKDVYIEVWAEKTVRAARLDADPDPKTGKRPYIFYMTDDMPAFYRLIVPEKYKPVLEDAKAKGGKWSVSEVIKNAGADAVYGYPAKLKIDRYQTSLWASIIGSRGTKLEPMDEKENKRRSMQLLKARFRSVGNVFSSNLKIAEDGTFKATIELPANTAPGKYFVVAKVDKDIKSEPVVVENSVTFPSVYLPNAGRTVNVIWPFLLTAAITTFGVLMGAGGGFILNPILVMFGLPHTVVAGTVMPTVLFSQGTGIYNYSKIKFINWKLGVTLGLAMLAGGFIGPKLTELITLDQYKFLFGWVLIILSLLMFWQTTPRYLEKNKKEQAILKEFRKRAEEEAKKKAEGGK; from the coding sequence ATGAAGCGATTTTTAACTCTTTTTACAGTAATTCTTGTTTTAACGGTTTTTGTCTCTACTGGTTTTGCTCAGAAGCCTGCTGAACAGAAAGCCGTTGAAGCTCCGAAGGAAGCACAGTCAGCAGAGACTGTTACAGTAAGCGTTGATAAAACAAATCTTTCAGGCGGAGGTAAACTTACAATCACTGGTAAAGTACCAGCTGGCAAAGATGTATACATTGAAGTCTGGGCTGAAAAAACTGTAAGAGCTGCAAGGCTTGACGCAGACCCAGATCCCAAAACTGGTAAGAGGCCATACATATTTTATATGACTGATGATATGCCCGCCTTTTACAGATTAATTGTTCCTGAAAAATATAAGCCCGTTTTAGAGGATGCTAAGGCAAAGGGTGGAAAGTGGAGTGTTTCTGAAGTTATAAAAAATGCCGGTGCCGATGCTGTTTACGGTTATCCTGCAAAGTTGAAAATTGATAGGTATCAGACGTCTTTGTGGGCAAGCATAATTGGTTCAAGAGGAACAAAGCTTGAACCAATGGATGAAAAAGAGAATAAGCGCAGGTCTATGCAGCTACTTAAAGCAAGATTTCGTAGCGTTGGTAACGTATTTTCTTCAAACTTAAAAATAGCAGAAGATGGCACATTTAAGGCTACAATTGAACTTCCAGCAAACACTGCTCCTGGAAAATATTTTGTCGTTGCAAAGGTTGACAAGGATATAAAGAGTGAACCGGTTGTAGTTGAAAACTCAGTTACATTTCCCAGTGTATATTTACCAAATGCTGGTAGGACTGTTAATGTAATATGGCCATTCCTTCTTACTGCGGCAATTACAACTTTTGGAGTTTTGATGGGTGCTGGTGGTGGATTTATTCTTAACCCGATACTTGTAATGTTTGGACTTCCTCATACAGTTGTAGCAGGAACAGTCATGCCAACAGTTCTTTTCTCCCAAGGCACAGGAATTTACAACTACTCAAAAATTAAATTTATCAACTGGAAGCTTGGAGTTACTCTCGGGCTTGCCATGCTTGCCGGAGGATTTATTGGTCCAAAACTGACGGAGCTTATAACCCTTGACCAGTATAAATTCCTTTTTGGATGGGTTCTTATAATACTTTCACTTCTTATGTTCTGGCAGACAACTCCAAGATACTTAGAGAAAAACAAGAAAGAACAGGCAATTCTTAAAGAGTTTAGAAAGAGAGCAGAAGAAGAAGCAAAGAAAAAGGCAGAAGGAGGTAAATAA
- a CDS encoding universal stress protein codes for MQKILVCFDGSEWSKKALNEAIKLAQKFGSQITVISVVPKVCFLEIGVDCATVEGIFKAEFEGNLKKAQEILNEKGVKGETIILEGSPADVIVDYAKNGYDLIVIGSKGKDATERTLFGSVTQKVAANATQSVLIIR; via the coding sequence ATGCAAAAAATTTTAGTATGTTTTGATGGCTCAGAGTGGTCGAAAAAAGCTTTGAACGAAGCTATCAAGCTGGCACAAAAATTTGGTTCTCAGATAACTGTTATCTCGGTTGTTCCGAAAGTTTGTTTTTTAGAGATTGGGGTAGACTGTGCAACAGTTGAGGGGATTTTTAAGGCAGAATTTGAGGGAAACCTCAAAAAAGCACAGGAAATTTTAAATGAAAAGGGGGTGAAAGGAGAGACAATAATTCTTGAAGGTTCGCCTGCTGATGTAATTGTTGATTATGCCAAAAATGGCTATGATTTAATTGTTATTGGTTCAAAAGGTAAGGATGCAACAGAAAGAACACTTTTTGGAAGTGTCACACAAAAAGTGGCAGCAAATGCTACTCAATCAGTTTTGATAATTAGATAA
- a CDS encoding aconitate hydratase: MGKNIVEKILEAHIVSGKVKEGELIGVRVDQVYTQDATGTMAWLEFEAIGLDKVRVPLAVSYVDHNMLQSNFMNADDHLFLRTAAARFGAYFSRPGNGICHQVHLERFAAPGLIALGTDSHTPTGGGMGMIAIGVGGLEAASVMAGMPFEFTMPKVVKINLYGKLRRPYVTAMDVILTLLKMLTVKGGVGKIFEYGGEGVKDLSVTDRATITNMGAELGATTSIFPSDENTLKFLKAQGRDYQWIPLEADEDAEYAEIIELDLSEIEPMIAQPHSPDNVVAVRELKGMKVNQVCIGSCTNSSYKMMKTVASILKGKTVNEEVTLFINPGSKQVYQMLAREGDIEAMISAGARILESACGPCIGMGGAPGSGQVSIRSYNRNFKGRSGTKDAFVYLASPVVCALAALNGEIVNPLETDLGINEVSDPETFLINDNMLIPPRKEKEAKIIKGPNIKEVPVKAPLEESIEAEVLLKLGDNITTDDILPAGTQVLPYRSNIPEISKFTFKNLDETFYERAMNAKNKGGGIIVGGENYGQGSSREHAAIAPMYLGIKAVIAKSFARIHRANLINFGIMPLIFTNPEDYEKVEQGDILKLNGLIEAIKSEQQYEVINLSKKNSFKVYSNLNERERDLLLSGGLLPYVRKKVIQ, encoded by the coding sequence ATGGGTAAGAATATTGTAGAGAAAATACTGGAAGCTCATATTGTATCTGGAAAAGTAAAAGAAGGAGAACTGATTGGCGTAAGAGTTGACCAAGTTTACACACAAGATGCAACTGGCACAATGGCATGGCTTGAATTCGAGGCTATTGGTTTGGATAAGGTAAGAGTGCCTCTTGCTGTCTCATATGTTGACCATAACATGCTTCAGAGCAATTTTATGAACGCCGATGACCATCTCTTTCTGAGAACCGCTGCAGCCCGCTTTGGAGCTTATTTTTCAAGGCCAGGCAATGGAATATGTCATCAAGTTCATCTTGAGAGATTTGCTGCACCTGGACTAATTGCCCTCGGAACAGACAGCCATACTCCTACGGGCGGAGGCATGGGAATGATTGCAATCGGAGTTGGTGGACTTGAAGCAGCCTCTGTTATGGCAGGAATGCCCTTTGAGTTTACCATGCCGAAAGTGGTAAAAATAAATCTCTATGGGAAGCTCAGAAGACCTTATGTGACAGCGATGGATGTTATACTTACTCTCCTTAAAATGCTCACTGTTAAGGGAGGTGTGGGAAAGATATTTGAATATGGTGGTGAGGGTGTAAAAGACCTCTCTGTCACTGACAGGGCAACAATTACAAACATGGGAGCAGAGCTTGGTGCAACAACATCAATTTTCCCAAGCGACGAAAACACACTAAAATTTCTCAAAGCTCAGGGAAGAGATTATCAATGGATTCCCCTTGAGGCCGATGAGGATGCTGAATATGCTGAGATAATCGAGCTTGACCTTTCAGAGATTGAACCAATGATAGCCCAACCTCATAGCCCTGACAATGTGGTTGCTGTAAGAGAACTTAAAGGTATGAAGGTTAATCAGGTCTGCATTGGTTCATGCACAAACTCTTCCTACAAGATGATGAAAACAGTTGCATCTATTCTTAAAGGAAAGACTGTAAATGAGGAGGTTACTCTTTTTATAAATCCCGGCTCAAAGCAGGTATATCAGATGCTTGCTCGGGAAGGCGATATTGAGGCAATGATTTCAGCAGGTGCAAGAATACTTGAATCTGCCTGTGGTCCCTGCATTGGAATGGGCGGAGCTCCTGGTAGCGGCCAAGTTTCAATTCGCTCCTACAATCGTAATTTTAAAGGTCGTTCAGGAACAAAGGATGCCTTTGTATATCTTGCATCACCGGTAGTATGTGCTCTTGCAGCATTAAATGGAGAGATAGTAAATCCCTTAGAGACAGACTTAGGAATAAATGAAGTTAGCGATCCGGAGACATTTTTAATAAATGATAATATGCTTATTCCGCCCCGCAAAGAAAAGGAGGCAAAAATAATTAAGGGACCGAACATAAAAGAAGTCCCCGTAAAAGCCCCCCTTGAGGAGAGCATTGAGGCAGAAGTTTTGCTAAAACTTGGTGACAATATAACAACAGATGATATTTTGCCGGCAGGAACGCAGGTATTGCCTTACAGGTCTAATATTCCAGAGATTTCCAAGTTCACATTTAAAAATCTCGACGAAACCTTTTATGAAAGAGCTATGAATGCGAAAAATAAAGGCGGCGGTATTATTGTGGGTGGTGAAAACTACGGACAGGGTTCATCCCGTGAACATGCAGCAATAGCACCAATGTATCTTGGAATAAAAGCTGTCATAGCAAAGTCTTTTGCGAGAATTCATCGAGCCAATCTAATCAACTTTGGAATCATGCCTCTAATTTTTACAAATCCAGAGGATTATGAAAAAGTAGAGCAGGGAGATATTTTAAAACTCAATGGCTTGATTGAAGCAATTAAAAGTGAACAGCAATATGAAGTTATAAACTTATCGAAAAAGAACTCTTTTAAGGTTTATTCGAACTTAAATGAAAGAGAAAGAGACCTTCTCCTAAGTGGCGGACTTCTTCCTTATGTAAGAAAAAAGGTAATCCAGTGA